GAAGGGTTGGGGATGAGGTGTGAAAAGTGTCGTAATATACCCATTAACCATCAATATTGAACTTCAACTAGTAGAATATATTAATTCATAGAAAAGACCGAGGATATCCTCGGTCTTTTCTATGAATATCATTTTTTACTAACAATAAACTCACCATCATAGTCTACCACAACCTTATCACCTTCATCAATATCACCTTCTAAGAGCTTTAATGCTAGCTTATCTTTGATGTATCTTTGAATAACTCGCTGTAAAGGTCTTGCTCCATAGGCAGGATCATAACCTAACTGAGCAATTTCTGCTTTTGCCTTGTCAGTCAATTCAAGCTCCAAACTCTGCTTTGCTAGCTTCTCTGCTAAATATCCTAAATGAATATCAATAATCTCTTTAATATGCTCTTCATCTAAAGCATGGAAGATTATCTGTTCATCAATTCGGTTGATAAACTCTGGACGGAAATGAGCTTTGACAGCTTCTCTGACTTTATCCTCCATCATCTCTCGGTCATTAATATCTTGGATATACTGTGAACCGATATTTGAGGTCATAATAATTACTGTATTTCTAAAGTCAACCTCTTTGCCTTGACTATCAGTTAAGATACCATCATCTAAGACCTGTAATAGGATATTAAAGACATCTGGATGGGCCTTCTCCACCTCATCAAGTAAGACTACAGAATAAGGCTTTCTCCTAATCTTCTCTGTCAATTGACCTCCCTCTTCAAAACCAACATATCCTGGAGGAGAACCGATTAATTTAGCCACAGCATGACGTTCCATATACTCAGACATATCTAAACGAACTATGGCTTTTTCATCATCAAAGAGATATTCAGCTAAAGTCTTGGCTAACTCTGTCTTACCAACCCCTGTTGGTCCCATAAATAAGAAGGATCCTAAAGGACGGTCTTCATCTTGTAAGCCTGTACGGGAACGGCGAATTGCATTACTAACAGCTTCAATAGCATCAGTTTGACCGACTACCCTTCTACTTAACTCCTCCTCTAGATGGATCAACTTATGCTTCTCACCCTCCATTACTTTAGTTACAGGAATATCAGTCCAAGAAGCAATTATCTCAGCTATATCCTCAGAACTAACCTCTTCTTTCAATAGATTCCTCTCCTGTTTTAATCCTTGAGCTTTAGCATTTGCTTCTGCTAACTTCGTACTTAAATCATGTAATTTTCCATACTTTAAGCGAGCAGCCTTCTCATAATCAGCATCCCTTTCAGCTGCTTCTGCTTCTATTTTAGTCTCTTCTATCTCTTCCTTCAAATCCTGTATCCTTTGAATAATCTCCTTTTCATTAATCCATTTTGCCTTAAGAGGATTTATTTTATCCTTTAATTCTCCTATCTCTTCTTCAATATTCGTTAGTCGCTCTTTAGAGACAGAGTCCTCTTCTTTTCTTAAAGCCTCCTTCTCAATTTCTAGCCTTCTTAATTTACGGTCTAACTCATCAATTTCAGCAGGCATAGAGTCAATTTCTATTCTTAATTTAGAGGCAGCTTCGTCAACTAAATCTATCGCTTTATCTGGTAGGAAACGTTCTGTTAAGTATCTGTCAGAGAGCTTAGCAGCTGAAACAAGGGCATTGTCCTGAATCTTAACCCCATGATGAATTTCATATTTCTCTTTTAAACCCCTTAAGATAGAGATAGTATCTTCAACTGTAGGTTCATCAATTACAATCGGTTGGAATCTACGCTCTAAAGCAGCATCCTTCTCAATATGCTTCTTATATTCATTTAAGGTTGTAGCCCCGATACAGCGCAATTCTCCCCGAGCAAGGGCTGGCTTAAGTAAGTTAGCCGCATCCATTGCCCCTTCTGTAGCTCCAGCACCTACTAAGGTATGCATCTCATCAATAAATAGGATAATCTCTCCATTAGCCTTATTAACCTCTTTTAAAACACTCTTTAACCGTTCTTCAAATTCTCCTCGGTACTTAGCACCTGCTACTAATGAACCCATATCTAAAGAGATTACCCGTTTATCACGTAAGCCTTCGGGAATATCACCATTGATAATCCGTTGGGCTAACCCTTCTACAATAGCTGTCTTACCAACGCCAGGATCACCAATCAACACTGGGTTATTCTTACGCCGTCTAGATAAGACCTGCATAATCCTTCTAATCTTCTCATCACGCCCAATTACTGGATCTAACTTACCTTTACGTGCCAATTCAGTTAAATCTATCGTATAATTATCTAAAGCTCGATATTGACCTTCAGCACTTTGGCTAGTTATCTTCTCTCCCCCTCTAATCTCTTTGATTATACTTTGAATATTTTTTACAGTTAATTGATAACCTTTTAATAATTGAGCTGCTTTATCATTCTTTTCAGCTAAAATTGCCAGCAAGAAATGTTCTGTAGAAATATACTCATCATCAAGGTTCTCTGCCTCTTTTCTTGCCCTCCGTAGGGCTCTACTTAACTCCTGAGAGCTATATAGTTGAATATCATCAGAATAGACCTTAGGCAACCTCTCCATTAATTGTTGCAAATCTCCTTCTAGAGAATCTAAATCAACCTCTAACTTCTCTAATATCGGTCTGACTATTCCCTGATCTTGCTTCAGTAATGCCAGTAATAAATGAGCTGGATAAACCTCTTGGTTGTTATTATCCTCTGCTAAATGTTGAGCCTCTACTAAAGCCTCTTGAGCTTTAATTGTAAAGTTATCTGTCTTCATAAAATCACCCCATTTATATATAGATAGTGACAAGTTAAGAGTGACAAACAATCAGCTTTGAACTTAACTTGTCACTTATCACCCATCACTCTTTACTTACCTTAGTTGATATCAATTCTCTTTCTTCTAGGTTTCTCTTTCTCCAGTTTAGGTAAGTTAATTTCTAAAATTCCATTATTATATTCTGCCTTAATATTTTCGATATCAACATTATTGAATCTAAAGCTTCTCTGATAACTTCCTGTTCTTCTTTCACGATGTAGAAAATTATCCTTTTCCTCTTCAAAATTTTCTTCTTTATTTACTTTAATTGTTAAATAATCCTTCTCAGTTTCAATTATAATATTCTCCTTCTCTAACCCAGGCAATTCAGCTTCTAGAATGTAACTATCTTCTTTTTCTTTGATATCTGTTTTAAAGTTAACACCCTTCATATCCATAAAATCATTAAAGAAACTAGAGTGTGGAAAGTTAAAATACCTCTCCATCAAACCATTATTCTTATCTTGTCTTTTGTCAAAAGGCATTAGGTCAAACATTAATATCTACCTCCTCAATTAATTTTATAGTAATATTTTAACCACAATTACCTTTTGTTAATCGGATATTATTAAAAATACCCGCCTTATTATTAGCACTCACCTTCATCGAGTGCTAATAATATTATAAAAAAATATCTCTGATTTGTCAAGTAATAGTAATTAAAATACTAGGTCAAATGTAAAAAGGCGCCTTGTTGGCGCCTTTAATCAAATCTTAAAATTTAGCGTTACCTGGAGTTCGTGGGAAAGAGATTACATCACGAATATTCTTCATTCCCGAAATATACATTAATATCCTTTCAAAGCCTAAACCAAATCCAGAGTGAGGAACAGTACCATACTTTCTTAAGTCTAAGAACCAATCATACTTCTCTAATTCCATCCCATCCTCTTCCATCATCTCAACCAATACATCATAACGCTCTTCACGCTGACTTCCTCCTACAATCTCACCTACACCTGGTACTAGACAATCAACAGCCCTAACAGTCTTCTTATCATCATTTAATCTCATATAAAAAGCTTTGATATCCCTTGGATAATCTGTAACCATTACTGGCTTATTAAAATGCTCTTCTGTCAAATATCTCTCATGCTCTGTTTGTAAATCAATACCCCATTCTACCTCATAATCAAACTCTTTATCAGCTTCCTTTAAAATTTCTACAGCCTTAGTATAAGTAATCTGAGCAAAATCACTATTAATAATCTCTTTTAAATTTTCAATACGATTATCTTCAGCAATCCATCTGTCAAAGAAGGCCATCTCTTCTGCACACTCTTCTAAAGCATAGTTAAATAAATACTTCAAAAATTCTTCAATTACCTGCATATTCTCTTCCAAATCACAAAATGCCATCTCTGGCTCAATCATCCAAAACTCAGCAGCATGACGAGTGGTATTGGAGTTTTCTGCTCTAAAGGTAGGTCCAAAAGTATAAACATCACCTAAGGCAGTAGCTAAAACTTCTGCCTCTAACTGTCCACTAACAGTCAAACCCGTCTCATCATTGAAGAAGTCTTGGCTAAAGTCAACTTCACTTTTATCTGTTAAGGGGATCTTTGATAAATCAAAATTAGTCACTCTAAATAACTCTCCTGCCCCTTCAGTATCATTGGCAGTAATAATTGGGGTATGGATATAATTAAAGCCCCTCTCTTGAAAGAACTTATGTACAGCATATGACATCTTGCTTCTAAACCTATTCATTACACCAAAGGTATTGGTCCTTGGTCTTAAATGAGCAATCTCTCTTAAATATTCAAAGGAATGGCGCTTCTTTTGGAGTTCATAATCAGAAGGACAATCACCTATTATTTCAACCTTCTCTGCTTTCATCTCAACACTCTGCTCTCTACCTTCAACCTCTTCAAGGTATCCCACAACCTTCAAGCTAGTACCTGTATTAATCTCAGATAATACTTCAAATTCATCAGGATTTAAAATTACAACCTGTAGATTCTTTAATGTACTTCCATCATTAATTTCTATAAAGGCAATATTCTTAGATACCCTCTTGGTTCTAACCCAACCTAATACTGTTACGTCAGAGGTCTCTTTTACTCTTTTTGCTAAAATATCACTTACTTTCTCTCTTATAAAATAATCCATCTTAACCCTCCTCAATATTATCAAAAATTTCATATTTATATATTATTTTCTAAAGAATTAAAAACTCCTGCATAAAGTAATGAATATAATTTTCAATTATATCCTTATGATAACCAATCAAAATCAAATTATTATAAACCACATAAAAAAGTGTCAGTGTCAGTACAAGTGTGAAATAATATTGTTAAAGTCTCTCACACCTCACTAATCACTCACACTATTCCAATATCCACCTTAAAAATCTATCTTAATACCATAATTTACACCAGTAGCTGTACTAAACTCTTCATCATTACTAGCTACTACCTTAAATCCAATAACCCCTAGGATTCCTTCGGAAACCTCTCCACAAAATCCTAGCTCTCCATCAAATATAGTACTTGATCCAGCAATCATATCAAGATCTAAATATACTAGCTTCTCCTCAAGCTCCCGTTCAATAATAAAACCTGCCTTTAACCCTGATTTGCTGGAATCAGCCATAGTTCCACTTACCCCCCCTAGCTTAAAGGAATAATTAAATTTCTTTCTAGCATCCCTTTTACTTTGTGGAATAAACTGATACTCTAACTCAGCTATTGATTGTTTATCAGGCTGATCATAAGGTGCTATAATAGAGATACCATAACCGGTATACTTATCTACACCATAACCTAAATTTACTTGAATAAAATCACCTTCACCAGAGTGAAAATTGGTCATTTGAAACCTATAGACATCTGCTCCTAAATTTAAAGTTGAAGCCATTGTACTACTGCTTAGAATTAGTACAAATACTGCTAAAAATAAAATAATCTTCTTCATTTAAATACTCCTCCTAATCTCAAATTATAGCTAATATATCTATTCTATATTTAACATTTAATTTCCTGCTTTTATCAAATTTATGATTTTATAATCAATTTTATTATTATAAGAAGGATATCCTGATTAATTATAGAATACTATTAATTACAGAGCCAATAGCATGTCCATAGCATCTTTTCAGCAAATTGAGGATAATTATGTTCATAATAATTATAATATCAAGGTAATTTTTAACGTAAATTTGATGACATTACAGAAAGGGGATTTATCATGAACAAGAAATTAATTCTGTTATTAGCCTTTGCACTAATAATAATTTCTAGCAGTACTTCTTACGCAACCTTCACTACCGGAACTGGAAAACATACCTTTAAGTTAGAAACCTTTAAACCAGACCCAAAATACGATTTACAATCCTTTTTAGTAGGATTTGGAATTAATAGACAGTCATCTATTAATCTACGACTAACCGATACTGACGACAGTAGTCAAGCTTTAAACTACCTTGCTCCTTACTATTATCAAATGAAAGGTTCTAAGGATAATACTAGTACTGGGACTACTGACAATAATTTTTATGCTGTAGGTCCGATTTTAGAGGTTATGTATCAATACATACCTACCCATCCATTATTTGTTAATCCAGATTCATTGAATGCTTTACAGATTGGTTTAAGAAACTTACGTGGGGATAGCAAAGTAAGTTATGAAGACGACACTGCTAGTGAGCATGTAAATAGAACATATTTAATGATAGGATTACTAAGCCGTTCACGCTGGGAGAACTATAATGTCTTCTCAAATATGAATCTAACTACCGACCTTGCCCATAATAGTTGGGGCTTTGACGGACAAGTTGGTATAGAAGTTATCATCAAAGGAAACTTCAAAGCAGAAATTGGGTACAAGTATATGGGTACAACTTCTGGTTCAGCCAGTGGTGCTACTATTGCCTTAAAAGTAGATTATTAAAAACTTGGGATAAGAATCCCAAGTTTTTTTTATTTATTCTTTATTTCCCTATTATATTTACTAATAACTGCTTCAGCTACCCTAATACCATCTACTGCTGCTGACATAATTCCTCCAGCATAACCCGCTCCTTCTCCAGCAGGGTATAATCCACCAATATTACTCTCATACTCTCTACTTCTAATAATTCTAATTGGTGATGAACTTCTGGTCTCTACTCCAGTCATTACTGCATCATCCATAGCAAATCCTTTTAATTTCTCTCCTAGCTTAGGTAAGGCTTCTTTAATGGTCTCAACAACATACTCTGGAAGACACAGACTTAAATCTGTCATAGTCACCTCTGGAGCATAAGATGGCTTAACCTCTCCCCATTTATCAGAAGGTCGACTTGCTAAGAAATCCCCTACCAATTGGGCTGGAGCAGTATAATTTCTTCCTCCAACTTCAAAAGCTCTCTGCTCCCATCTCCGTTGGAACTCTACACCTGCCAAAGGGTGTTCACTACCAAAGTCTGCTGAATCTACACCTACCAATAAAGCACTGTTAGCATTTGCTTTATCTCTATTATATTCACTCATACCATTAGTAACTAACATTCCTGCTTCAGAAGCAGCAGCTACTACTTCTCCACCTGGGCACATGCAGAAGGTATAAGCCGCCCTACCATTTGAACATTGATGGGATAAACTATAATCGGCCACTCCCAGCTTAGGATGACCTG
The genomic region above belongs to Orenia metallireducens and contains:
- a CDS encoding Hsp20/alpha crystallin family protein; the protein is MFDLMPFDKRQDKNNGLMERYFNFPHSSFFNDFMDMKGVNFKTDIKEKEDSYILEAELPGLEKENIIIETEKDYLTIKVNKEENFEEEKDNFLHRERRTGSYQRSFRFNNVDIENIKAEYNNGILEINLPKLEKEKPRRKRIDIN
- the asnS gene encoding asparagine--tRNA ligase, encoding MDYFIREKVSDILAKRVKETSDVTVLGWVRTKRVSKNIAFIEINDGSTLKNLQVVILNPDEFEVLSEINTGTSLKVVGYLEEVEGREQSVEMKAEKVEIIGDCPSDYELQKKRHSFEYLREIAHLRPRTNTFGVMNRFRSKMSYAVHKFFQERGFNYIHTPIITANDTEGAGELFRVTNFDLSKIPLTDKSEVDFSQDFFNDETGLTVSGQLEAEVLATALGDVYTFGPTFRAENSNTTRHAAEFWMIEPEMAFCDLEENMQVIEEFLKYLFNYALEECAEEMAFFDRWIAEDNRIENLKEIINSDFAQITYTKAVEILKEADKEFDYEVEWGIDLQTEHERYLTEEHFNKPVMVTDYPRDIKAFYMRLNDDKKTVRAVDCLVPGVGEIVGGSQREERYDVLVEMMEEDGMELEKYDWFLDLRKYGTVPHSGFGLGFERILMYISGMKNIRDVISFPRTPGNAKF
- the clpB gene encoding ATP-dependent chaperone ClpB — translated: MKTDNFTIKAQEALVEAQHLAEDNNNQEVYPAHLLLALLKQDQGIVRPILEKLEVDLDSLEGDLQQLMERLPKVYSDDIQLYSSQELSRALRRARKEAENLDDEYISTEHFLLAILAEKNDKAAQLLKGYQLTVKNIQSIIKEIRGGEKITSQSAEGQYRALDNYTIDLTELARKGKLDPVIGRDEKIRRIMQVLSRRRKNNPVLIGDPGVGKTAIVEGLAQRIINGDIPEGLRDKRVISLDMGSLVAGAKYRGEFEERLKSVLKEVNKANGEIILFIDEMHTLVGAGATEGAMDAANLLKPALARGELRCIGATTLNEYKKHIEKDAALERRFQPIVIDEPTVEDTISILRGLKEKYEIHHGVKIQDNALVSAAKLSDRYLTERFLPDKAIDLVDEAASKLRIEIDSMPAEIDELDRKLRRLEIEKEALRKEEDSVSKERLTNIEEEIGELKDKINPLKAKWINEKEIIQRIQDLKEEIEETKIEAEAAERDADYEKAARLKYGKLHDLSTKLAEANAKAQGLKQERNLLKEEVSSEDIAEIIASWTDIPVTKVMEGEKHKLIHLEEELSRRVVGQTDAIEAVSNAIRRSRTGLQDEDRPLGSFLFMGPTGVGKTELAKTLAEYLFDDEKAIVRLDMSEYMERHAVAKLIGSPPGYVGFEEGGQLTEKIRRKPYSVVLLDEVEKAHPDVFNILLQVLDDGILTDSQGKEVDFRNTVIIMTSNIGSQYIQDINDREMMEDKVREAVKAHFRPEFINRIDEQIIFHALDEEHIKEIIDIHLGYLAEKLAKQSLELELTDKAKAEIAQLGYDPAYGARPLQRVIQRYIKDKLALKLLEGDIDEGDKVVVDYDGEFIVSKK